One Paracoccus sp. TOH DNA segment encodes these proteins:
- a CDS encoding Hint domain-containing protein: protein MNDGIAIKTGGQVAGLSCISEIPPANTPLVVQSSEDCSETADNYLASQEPYGALVPSFVAGTKLETERGLVSIENLNIGDRIRTLDNGLQQVRWVGSCKFSSTELARSPNLRPVRIRAGALSQKTPTTDLLVSPQHRILLRSRYALRLFGTQELLAPAKQLLQVDGIDIADDINEVEYFHILLDAHEIVISNGAGTESLRHGQEALKVMGPAAQEEIFSLFPQLRDQKQPVVAARMLASGRQARKLVIRHIQKNAMLVS from the coding sequence TTGAATGACGGCATCGCCATCAAAACAGGTGGGCAGGTTGCGGGGTTGAGCTGCATCAGTGAGATTCCACCGGCTAATACTCCACTGGTTGTTCAATCAAGTGAAGACTGCAGCGAAACAGCTGATAATTATCTGGCATCCCAAGAGCCATATGGGGCTCTGGTACCCAGTTTCGTAGCTGGAACGAAGTTGGAAACCGAGAGAGGCCTGGTCTCTATTGAGAATTTGAACATTGGCGATCGCATTCGCACTCTTGACAATGGCTTGCAGCAAGTGCGCTGGGTTGGCTCGTGCAAGTTTTCCTCCACTGAACTGGCGCGTAGCCCCAACCTACGCCCCGTTCGTATTCGGGCCGGGGCGTTGAGCCAGAAGACGCCTACCACCGACCTGCTGGTTTCCCCTCAGCATCGGATCCTCTTGCGCTCGCGATACGCTTTGCGTTTGTTTGGTACGCAAGAGTTGCTGGCGCCCGCGAAGCAGCTTCTTCAGGTAGACGGCATCGATATTGCAGATGACATAAACGAGGTCGAATATTTCCACATTTTGTTGGATGCGCATGAGATCGTGATCTCGAACGGTGCTGGAACCGAGTCGCTCCGTCACGGACAAGAGGCACTAAAAGTTATGGGGCCTGCCGCACAGGAAGAGATCTTCTCTCTGTTCCCTCAACTCCGAGACCAGAAACAGCCCGTCGTGGCAGCCCGTATGCTGGCTTCTGGCCGCCAAGCCCGCAAGCTCGTGATTCGGCACATTCAAAAAAACGCAATGCTTGTAAGCTAA
- a CDS encoding transposase domain-containing protein: protein MFNDPKMTTALLDRLTGHVSRWGGGGRTWATIATLLQTCKMNNVDPVAWLTQTLERIANKWPSAEIDALMPWNYKA, encoded by the coding sequence GTGTTCAACGATCCGAAGATGACGACGGCGCTACTCGATCGCCTCACCGGCCATGTCTCGCGTTGGGGTGGTGGCGGTCGCACATGGGCGACTATCGCGACGCTCTTGCAGACCTGCAAGATGAACAACGTTGACCCCGTCGCGTGGCTAACCCAGACCTTGGAGCGCATCGCCAACAAGTGGCCGAGCGCAGAGATCGACGCTCTCATGCCCTGGAATTACAAAGCCTGA
- a CDS encoding DUF6212 domain-containing protein — MFVNTKFNDRREAAESVQPDLGEIGFESRPRLRPRDLPRPEILGDISDLSGYVAADYWEREDAYLIHPPRLKAVCAVCRGVPLSGVVHVAAAVQAARTDGPGIGFSIGVAPNGAVTFTNWGKFVGSVINLAPGAWGVAQASVPVPIPGDSCDLILVTRILGRAANDNTWALFRRFSFTTDLPGRSWNPNVG, encoded by the coding sequence GTGTTCGTGAATACGAAATTCAATGATCGTAGAGAGGCCGCCGAATCTGTGCAGCCGGACTTGGGCGAGATCGGTTTCGAATCTCGCCCTCGGCTGCGTCCCCGAGACTTGCCAAGGCCAGAAATTCTTGGAGATATCAGTGATTTATCAGGGTATGTCGCCGCTGATTATTGGGAGCGTGAGGACGCCTATCTCATCCACCCTCCAAGGCTGAAAGCTGTCTGCGCTGTCTGCCGTGGCGTACCTTTATCAGGAGTCGTACATGTGGCGGCGGCCGTGCAAGCAGCGCGTACGGATGGTCCTGGGATAGGGTTTTCTATCGGAGTTGCCCCGAACGGTGCAGTTACATTCACGAATTGGGGAAAGTTCGTAGGATCTGTGATCAATCTTGCGCCGGGTGCTTGGGGTGTTGCTCAAGCGAGTGTACCAGTACCCATACCCGGCGATTCATGCGATCTAATTTTGGTAACCCGGATTCTCGGTCGAGCTGCGAACGACAATACTTGGGCATTGTTCCGCCGCTTTTCTTTTACTACAGACCTACCGGGACGATCATGGAATCCGAATGTAGGTTGA
- a CDS encoding transposase: MLAHQTAYPALSDPQAQLVQLLGHTRPSFARGLRSDCAAVAAALREPWSNGQTEGQINRLKTLKRQMYGRANIDLLRARLLAPA; the protein is encoded by the coding sequence ATTCTGGCGCATCAGACGGCCTACCCGGCGCTGTCCGACCCGCAGGCCCAGCTCGTTCAACTCCTCGGTCATACGCGGCCTTCCTTTGCCCGTGGCCTCCGCAGCGACTGCGCCGCCGTTGCCGCCGCCCTGCGCGAACCTTGGTCGAACGGGCAGACAGAGGGGCAGATCAATCGGCTGAAGACCCTCAAACGCCAGATGTATGGCCGCGCCAACATCGATCTGCTCAGGGCACGGCTCCTCGCCCCGGCGTAA
- a CDS encoding glycosyltransferase family 2 protein, with amino-acid sequence MEDQQSVIIPLPRLGKQTHFAIRFDGPCGVQHTRAITLEIDSEPLASLLLTGAFEPTVLTEVTFGEPVVPTSFGLWIEQEAIGNFSLLLDRHLAMSGVLTARHRPALSLNISGCPDRIPVAAASIDNSTKREQKDNAQWQIDAPLPGWIWRTAHPGAEIVEMTVMDNDRPLGNISIGRNDVVTIIDEMACQVVPGTASISELCALEHVVYGELINRITPEAKSFVKQIAQTYGVESFLAISSTETSAVSKSSLFPVEGEMMTRAIAEGAALVLSPSSDRIAALQGTMRDFGFLGNPERIRDFVLQLTERYILSGSFDNLARLAQLHGGIKIPENADNWAISVSLPYLIRQGNLEQASEAIWSIDPDRGWIVTPAIAHAVSEAMMLQISKPSSVEALSRLTYGYMNLLRKMKVNYWGRAQCSALLECSSNLVQQAVRKSLSFRNDIESFALEVHGLSEEFWDRVARHSEHSLRVATAARYFEHLREAQNNLALADKTQVIDALRHFMEYAPADTLRFARELLPQELLADCLSGAISGLRPKVGADLDEFIRVAAHPAFAGKAIPFRNELRQALFSAIECQSLAPDLTRRAARELFFLAETHNKNYSSHDTLLREITSLSACGEGAKAAEFTVLLTALLASWGRSEDAARIVSHAQKLVEAVNTQSESGVTPGIKAALQNLECAGETGLSYAAFISQQLPDSISRNQTKKTSAPADLVFGTIVTIISCRKYLNERKLLIEETYASRLEELGIPYLFVVGGDSTRLEGDILQLDCSDDYEGLPEKILSAVEWVQQNTDHAFMFKIDDDCFLNVDEFFFGHSWRSADYYGRCINRPVGSMDRMWHMPKSSTIRAKLELDKSPEPSVYADGGSGYSLSRRAMEVILDELQTSRGALLKNSCYMEDKLVGDLLAAAGITLSSADYHVSVFRKLPLTSTPVSMYANSFLPSRVWPAKLAHLDHPKLFKTAQEQASTETLWPSKIWPSYSHAHVGGNSNALDLITAPEKAWAILEQPLSVVACMRNEMTILPQFLNHYRRLGVASFLISDNCSTDGSASYLAEQPDVVLFSCDTAYRESNFGVAWQQALLSSFRCGRWSIVADADEFLVPPGADGRPIADFLAEVDAEGANAVLGLLLDMYPAGDLSACDLSTGSPFKLASYTDQVPLQPVWFHGPYSNSPAWISSVRHRLAPNSSPSDFTAQKVCILKYAPWMQLSAGLHYVGDCQISETPAVLCHFKYHAEFHAKVIEEVQRKQHFAGASEYIKYLDAINANSTIYDPSISVPWREAPMVREALTGQLHISWPNTRTRTKRKELPPE; translated from the coding sequence ATGGAAGATCAGCAATCCGTGATCATCCCGCTGCCTCGCTTGGGGAAGCAAACTCACTTCGCTATCCGCTTTGACGGTCCCTGCGGTGTCCAACACACTCGTGCGATCACCCTGGAGATCGACAGCGAGCCCTTGGCCTCCCTCTTGCTCACTGGAGCCTTTGAACCGACGGTTTTAACCGAGGTAACCTTCGGAGAACCTGTTGTCCCCACCTCTTTTGGTCTCTGGATCGAGCAGGAAGCAATCGGAAACTTCTCTCTGCTACTTGATCGACATCTTGCAATGTCTGGTGTTTTGACCGCTCGGCATCGCCCTGCGCTTTCTCTGAATATTTCCGGTTGTCCTGATCGTATCCCGGTAGCCGCAGCGTCTATAGACAATAGTACAAAAAGGGAGCAGAAAGATAATGCCCAATGGCAGATCGATGCCCCTCTTCCGGGCTGGATCTGGCGCACAGCACACCCTGGCGCTGAGATAGTTGAAATGACAGTCATGGATAATGACAGGCCACTAGGGAATATTTCGATAGGCCGGAACGACGTTGTGACAATTATCGACGAGATGGCCTGTCAGGTTGTTCCTGGCACAGCTTCTATCAGTGAACTATGCGCGCTAGAGCACGTCGTCTACGGCGAGCTAATCAATCGCATCACACCTGAAGCCAAAAGTTTTGTAAAGCAGATTGCACAGACCTACGGTGTCGAAAGCTTTCTAGCTATTTCCTCAACCGAAACCAGCGCAGTGTCAAAATCCTCTCTCTTCCCGGTCGAGGGTGAGATGATGACCCGGGCGATAGCTGAGGGAGCTGCCTTAGTACTCTCACCTTCATCTGACAGAATTGCCGCACTTCAAGGAACCATGCGAGATTTTGGTTTTCTAGGCAATCCTGAACGGATACGTGATTTTGTGTTGCAACTAACGGAACGTTACATTCTTTCCGGCAGTTTTGATAACCTTGCAAGATTAGCGCAACTTCACGGCGGTATTAAGATACCTGAAAATGCCGACAACTGGGCAATTTCTGTTTCATTACCTTACCTAATCCGACAAGGTAACTTAGAACAGGCTAGCGAGGCGATTTGGTCAATCGACCCAGACAGGGGCTGGATCGTAACCCCCGCAATTGCCCACGCTGTTTCTGAAGCAATGATGCTGCAAATCAGCAAGCCGTCGAGCGTAGAAGCATTGAGTAGGCTCACCTACGGCTATATGAACCTGCTTAGAAAGATGAAAGTAAATTATTGGGGACGTGCGCAGTGCTCTGCATTGCTTGAATGCTCGAGCAACCTCGTACAGCAGGCAGTAAGAAAATCTCTGTCATTTCGAAACGACATCGAGAGCTTCGCCTTGGAGGTACACGGTCTCAGCGAAGAGTTTTGGGACAGAGTGGCCCGCCACAGTGAACATAGTCTGCGGGTAGCCACGGCTGCACGGTACTTCGAACATCTTCGGGAAGCACAGAACAACCTGGCCCTAGCCGACAAAACCCAGGTGATCGACGCACTACGACATTTTATGGAATATGCTCCCGCCGATACATTGAGATTCGCGCGCGAGCTCTTGCCACAAGAGCTCTTGGCTGATTGTCTGAGCGGAGCAATCTCCGGCTTACGCCCGAAGGTCGGCGCAGATTTGGATGAATTCATTCGCGTGGCCGCTCACCCAGCATTCGCCGGAAAGGCCATACCGTTTCGCAATGAATTGCGTCAAGCACTTTTTAGCGCAATTGAGTGCCAATCACTCGCGCCAGATTTAACTAGACGCGCAGCACGTGAGCTTTTTTTCTTAGCCGAAACCCATAACAAGAACTATTCCTCTCACGACACGCTGCTGCGTGAAATTACCTCTTTATCTGCATGTGGCGAGGGCGCTAAAGCTGCCGAGTTCACGGTTTTGCTTACCGCATTACTCGCTTCATGGGGAAGATCAGAAGATGCGGCTCGGATCGTATCTCATGCCCAAAAGCTTGTTGAGGCCGTCAACACGCAATCGGAGAGTGGTGTAACTCCGGGAATAAAAGCAGCACTGCAGAACCTTGAATGCGCAGGCGAAACCGGTCTTAGTTATGCTGCATTTATATCTCAGCAGCTACCGGATAGTATATCAAGAAATCAAACTAAAAAAACGAGTGCGCCAGCCGATCTTGTATTCGGCACAATCGTCACGATCATCTCATGCCGAAAATATCTAAACGAAAGAAAACTTCTAATCGAGGAAACATATGCCAGCCGCCTGGAGGAACTAGGCATTCCATATCTATTTGTAGTTGGCGGTGATAGCACCAGATTAGAGGGCGATATTCTACAACTTGATTGCTCCGACGATTATGAGGGTTTACCAGAAAAAATTCTTTCTGCCGTGGAATGGGTTCAGCAGAACACTGATCACGCGTTCATGTTCAAGATCGACGATGACTGCTTTTTAAATGTAGACGAGTTCTTTTTCGGTCATTCCTGGAGATCTGCGGATTACTACGGTCGCTGCATAAATAGGCCAGTCGGAAGTATGGATCGGATGTGGCATATGCCCAAATCATCCACAATCCGCGCTAAGCTTGAGTTGGATAAGTCTCCGGAACCTTCGGTTTATGCTGATGGTGGATCGGGGTACTCCTTGAGTCGCCGTGCTATGGAGGTGATCCTCGATGAATTGCAGACTAGCCGGGGCGCCCTTCTGAAAAATAGCTGTTACATGGAGGATAAGCTTGTTGGAGATCTTCTGGCAGCAGCCGGAATTACCCTTTCCTCCGCGGACTATCATGTTTCTGTGTTTCGTAAGCTACCGCTAACCTCGACTCCTGTCAGCATGTACGCTAATTCCTTTCTACCTAGCCGAGTTTGGCCAGCAAAATTGGCTCATTTAGATCACCCAAAGCTATTCAAGACGGCCCAAGAGCAAGCTAGCACTGAAACACTTTGGCCGTCCAAAATTTGGCCCAGCTATTCCCATGCTCATGTCGGCGGAAACTCGAATGCCCTAGATCTAATTACGGCCCCTGAGAAAGCTTGGGCAATACTCGAGCAGCCTCTATCCGTTGTGGCCTGCATGCGCAATGAAATGACCATATTGCCGCAATTCTTGAACCATTATCGCCGACTTGGGGTCGCATCCTTTTTAATTTCCGACAACTGCTCTACTGATGGTTCTGCATCCTATCTGGCTGAGCAACCGGATGTTGTCCTATTTTCCTGCGACACTGCATATCGAGAATCAAACTTTGGTGTCGCGTGGCAGCAAGCTCTCTTGTCTTCGTTCCGTTGTGGTCGGTGGTCCATCGTCGCAGATGCGGACGAGTTTTTAGTTCCACCAGGAGCTGATGGACGGCCTATCGCAGACTTTCTTGCAGAGGTCGACGCCGAAGGTGCAAACGCTGTTTTAGGACTGCTGCTTGACATGTATCCAGCGGGTGACCTATCCGCTTGTGATCTATCTACAGGAAGCCCGTTCAAGCTCGCGTCCTATACTGACCAAGTTCCGCTTCAACCTGTTTGGTTTCATGGTCCGTATTCCAACTCACCGGCTTGGATAAGTTCAGTTCGTCATCGCCTAGCCCCAAACTCTAGCCCAAGTGATTTTACCGCACAAAAGGTATGCATCCTGAAGTATGCTCCTTGGATGCAATTGTCTGCCGGCTTGCATTATGTAGGCGATTGCCAAATTTCCGAAACTCCAGCCGTTCTGTGTCATTTCAAATATCATGCTGAGTTTCATGCTAAAGTAATCGAAGAGGTTCAGCGCAAACAGCACTTTGCAGGCGCCTCCGAATATATAAAATACCTTGATGCGATTAATGCCAATAGCACTATATATGATCCAAGCATCTCCGTACCCTGGCGTGAAGCACCGATGGTTCGAGAAGCTCTAACTGGACAACTTCACATTTCATGGCCCAACACCCGCACGAGGACAAAGAGGAAAGAGCTACCTCCGGAATAA
- a CDS encoding recombinase family protein translates to MDGDLLPPAILQRKAVVYVRQSTQAQVELNTESRRRQYELVEVARRRGFRTVDVIDDDLGRSASGMVARPGFEKLVAALCAGEVGAVLCFDASRLARNGRDWHHLLELCGLVEARVIDLDGIYDPCLPNDRLLLGMKGSISEFELGVIRARMIDAARAKARRGELRISVPIGYIWHRDIGLGLDPDFRLQQVIRLVFERFRQLGSARQTHLSLAAEGVFFPRPSDGKRLTSFDWTAIRYRNVIGLLKNPFYAGTYVYGKSEKRIELVDGRARKSYGHGKPPEAWDVLIHDHHAAYIDWAEYERNQMLLAANAYGRTGGQKSGRGGRALLAGMLTCGRCGRGLAVAYAGAPPGRPTYRCDRPNLMLGLPRCLSFGGSRVDAAIASEILRVVEPMAIEAALEAERMHREGEAERRRVAELDLQQSEYDASLAERRYAACDPENRLIAAQLEKHWEAALRRVEACRARLAATDTLDPTAPMPNFESLAADLSAAWLAPGVTTRSRQQLIRALISDIIADIDDVTREVVLTIHWQGGQHSQLRVRKPRTGEHGCQTPEQALAVMERMATRFSDTDIAATLNRMGVRTGQDKTWTAHRVASIRRVRGIHAFRSAEKDGAWLTMREAAAKLGVTSHVVRRMIQDGILPAEQVVPGAPWQIRAEELESECVVEALRQKGRPRHAADQNQLPIFPDT, encoded by the coding sequence ATGGACGGTGATCTCCTTCCGCCGGCCATCCTGCAGCGCAAGGCGGTGGTCTATGTGCGTCAATCAACCCAAGCCCAAGTCGAACTCAACACCGAGAGCCGGCGACGGCAATATGAGCTGGTCGAGGTCGCGCGTCGTCGTGGTTTCCGGACCGTGGATGTGATCGACGACGATCTTGGCCGCTCCGCCAGCGGCATGGTGGCCCGGCCCGGCTTCGAGAAGCTCGTCGCCGCCTTGTGCGCCGGGGAAGTCGGCGCCGTGCTCTGCTTTGACGCTTCGCGGCTGGCACGCAATGGCAGGGACTGGCACCACCTGCTCGAACTGTGCGGGCTTGTCGAGGCGCGTGTCATCGACCTCGATGGCATCTACGATCCCTGCCTGCCGAACGACCGCCTGCTGCTCGGCATGAAGGGCAGCATCAGCGAGTTTGAACTCGGGGTGATCCGAGCACGCATGATTGACGCCGCCCGGGCGAAGGCCCGCCGCGGCGAACTTCGGATCAGCGTGCCGATCGGCTATATCTGGCATCGCGATATCGGGCTCGGCCTCGATCCCGACTTCCGGCTCCAGCAAGTGATCCGGTTGGTCTTCGAACGGTTCCGCCAACTCGGCAGCGCGCGGCAGACGCATCTGTCGCTGGCGGCGGAGGGGGTGTTCTTTCCGCGGCCTTCGGACGGGAAGCGCCTGACATCCTTCGACTGGACAGCAATCCGCTACCGCAATGTCATCGGCCTGCTGAAGAACCCCTTCTACGCAGGAACCTATGTTTATGGAAAGAGCGAGAAGCGGATCGAATTGGTCGACGGGCGCGCGCGCAAGTCCTACGGCCATGGCAAACCACCGGAAGCGTGGGACGTGCTTATCCATGATCATCATGCCGCCTATATTGATTGGGCGGAATACGAGCGGAACCAGATGCTGCTCGCAGCCAACGCCTATGGACGTACGGGAGGACAGAAGTCCGGGCGGGGCGGTCGTGCCCTTCTTGCCGGCATGCTGACCTGCGGGCGCTGTGGCCGCGGCCTGGCGGTCGCCTATGCCGGCGCCCCGCCGGGGCGCCCGACCTATCGCTGCGACCGGCCCAATCTCATGCTCGGCCTGCCACGTTGTCTCAGCTTCGGCGGTTCCCGTGTGGACGCCGCGATCGCATCGGAGATACTGCGTGTGGTCGAGCCGATGGCGATCGAGGCCGCACTGGAGGCGGAGCGGATGCACAGGGAAGGAGAGGCCGAGCGTCGGCGCGTGGCCGAACTCGATCTGCAGCAGTCAGAATACGATGCTTCGCTGGCAGAACGGCGCTATGCCGCCTGCGACCCGGAGAACCGGCTTATCGCAGCCCAGCTCGAGAAGCATTGGGAAGCTGCGTTGCGGCGTGTCGAGGCTTGCCGGGCGCGCCTTGCCGCAACGGATACCTTGGACCCGACCGCGCCGATGCCCAACTTCGAGAGCTTGGCGGCGGACCTTTCCGCAGCCTGGTTGGCGCCGGGTGTCACGACCCGAAGCCGCCAGCAACTGATCCGGGCGCTGATCTCGGACATCATCGCCGATATTGACGACGTGACACGGGAGGTCGTGCTGACGATCCACTGGCAAGGCGGTCAGCATTCGCAATTGCGGGTGCGTAAGCCAAGGACGGGGGAGCATGGTTGCCAGACGCCCGAGCAGGCTCTGGCCGTGATGGAGCGGATGGCAACGCGCTTTTCCGACACCGATATCGCGGCCACCTTGAACCGGATGGGCGTGCGCACCGGCCAGGACAAGACTTGGACGGCGCACCGGGTGGCCTCCATCCGCAGGGTGCGCGGTATCCACGCCTTTCGCTCGGCCGAGAAGGACGGCGCTTGGCTCACCATGCGCGAGGCCGCGGCAAAACTCGGGGTGACCAGCCATGTCGTGCGGCGGATGATCCAGGACGGGATTTTGCCTGCCGAGCAGGTCGTTCCGGGCGCGCCTTGGCAAATCCGGGCCGAAGAACTCGAGAGCGAATGCGTCGTCGAGGCACTTAGACAGAAAGGACGCCCGCGTCACGCGGCCGACCAGAACCAACTTCCAATATTTCCAGACACTTGA